A stretch of the Proteus sp. ZN5 genome encodes the following:
- a CDS encoding DEAD/DEAH family ATP-dependent RNA helicase, giving the protein MTTETDMTFADLGLSAPILTALNDLGYEKPSPIQQQCIPFLLNGNDVLGMAQTGSGKTAAFSLPLLHNLDESLKAPQILVLAPTRELAVQVAEAIEDFSKHLPKVNVVALYGGQRYDVQLRALRQGPQVVVGTPGRLLDHLNRGTLDLSKLKGLVLDEADEMLRMGFIEDVENILSKIPAEHQTALFSATMPEAIRRITRRFMNDPKEVRIQSSVTTRPDISQSYWMTFGARKNEALIRFLEAEDFDAAIIFVRTKNATLEVAEALERNGYNSAALNGDMNQSLREQTLERLKNGRLDILIATDVAARGLDVDRISLVVNYDIPMDSESYVHRIGRTGRAGRAGRAILFVDNRERRLLRNIERTMKMTIPEVELPNAELISQRRQEKFAQQIAQQLETSNLDQYRALLPKLAPQGEEALDMETLAAVLLKMAQGERALILPPDPVRRPRREFNDRDDRRGDDRRRGDNDRERSPRRERRDAGEMDLYRIEVGRDDGVEVRHIVGAIANEGDISSRYIGNIKLYGSHSTIELPKGMPTDLLSHFTRTRIMNKPLNMQLVGDAQSQPFRERRNNSRRDGQPQGGRRFNNGDQPQRRGNNDRGGERSNDRGNFRSRNNEGTPRRRSSSHNQ; this is encoded by the coding sequence ATGACTACTGAAACCGATATGACTTTTGCTGATCTAGGTTTATCAGCACCTATTTTGACTGCACTGAATGACTTAGGCTACGAGAAGCCTTCTCCAATTCAGCAACAATGTATTCCTTTCCTTTTAAACGGTAATGATGTTTTAGGTATGGCACAGACTGGTAGTGGTAAAACTGCCGCATTTAGCCTGCCATTATTACACAATCTTGATGAATCATTAAAAGCACCACAAATTTTAGTTTTAGCACCGACTCGTGAACTTGCGGTTCAGGTTGCTGAAGCAATTGAAGATTTCTCTAAGCATTTACCAAAAGTAAATGTTGTTGCACTGTATGGTGGTCAGCGTTACGACGTTCAATTACGTGCGTTACGTCAAGGACCACAAGTTGTTGTGGGTACACCGGGTCGTTTATTAGACCATTTAAACCGTGGCACATTAGATTTATCTAAACTGAAAGGCTTAGTATTAGATGAAGCTGATGAAATGTTGCGTATGGGCTTTATTGAAGATGTTGAAAACATTTTAAGTAAGATCCCAGCAGAACACCAAACTGCACTGTTCTCTGCAACAATGCCAGAAGCTATTCGTCGTATTACTCGTCGTTTCATGAATGATCCGAAAGAAGTACGCATTCAAAGTAGCGTAACAACACGTCCAGACATTAGCCAAAGCTATTGGATGACATTCGGCGCACGTAAAAACGAAGCATTAATTCGTTTCTTAGAAGCTGAAGATTTTGATGCAGCGATTATTTTCGTTCGTACTAAAAACGCAACATTAGAAGTTGCTGAAGCTTTAGAGCGTAATGGTTATAACAGCGCAGCGTTAAATGGTGATATGAACCAATCACTGCGTGAGCAAACATTAGAGCGTCTGAAAAATGGTCGTTTAGACATTTTAATCGCGACTGACGTGGCAGCTCGTGGCCTTGACGTTGACCGTATTAGCCTTGTTGTGAACTATGATATCCCAATGGATTCAGAATCTTATGTTCACCGTATTGGTCGTACTGGTCGTGCGGGTCGTGCTGGCCGTGCAATTTTATTCGTTGATAACCGTGAGCGTCGTTTACTGCGCAATATCGAACGTACAATGAAGATGACTATTCCTGAAGTAGAACTGCCAAACGCAGAACTTATCAGCCAACGTCGTCAGGAAAAATTTGCACAGCAAATCGCGCAACAATTAGAAACTAGCAACCTTGACCAGTATCGTGCTCTGTTACCTAAATTAGCTCCACAAGGTGAAGAAGCGCTGGATATGGAAACACTAGCAGCGGTATTACTGAAAATGGCTCAAGGTGAGCGTGCGCTTATCCTGCCACCAGATCCAGTTCGTCGTCCTCGTCGTGAATTTAACGATCGTGACGATCGTCGTGGTGATGATCGTCGTCGCGGTGATAACGATCGCGAGCGTTCTCCTCGCCGTGAACGTCGTGATGCAGGCGAAATGGATTTATACCGTATCGAAGTGGGTCGTGATGATGGTGTTGAAGTTCGTCATATCGTTGGTGCGATTGCTAACGAAGGTGATATCAGCAGCCGCTACATTGGTAATATCAAACTGTATGGTTCTCACTCAACCATCGAATTACCAAAAGGTATGCCAACAGACTTATTAAGTCATTTCACACGTACGCGTATTATGAACAAACCACTGAATATGCAATTAGTGGGTGATGCTCAATCTCAGCCTTTCCGTGAGCGTCGTAATAACAGCCGTCGTGATGGTCAGCCACAAGGTGGTCGTCGTTTTAACAATGGTGATCAACCACAACGTCGTGGTAATAATGACCGCGGTGGTGAGCGTAGTAACGATCGTGGTAACTTCCGTAGCCGTAACAACGAAGGTACTCCTCGCCGTCGTAGCAGCTCTCATAACCAATAA
- the nlpI gene encoding lipoprotein NlpI, protein MKTFLRSCSIAVFIFISGCSTSPEWRQNAIFATPLQPSLQQEVILARIEQILASRSLTEDEYAQLLYERGVLYDSLGLRALARNDFSMALSIRPDMLEIFNFLGIYFTQAANYDAAYEAFDSVLELDPTYNNARFNRGIASYYGGRLKLAQDDLQAFYQVDPNDPIRSLWLYLVEKEINTDLAKQQLKQRYQQADKTGQWGWNIVEFYLGNINEKTLMLKLNEASTDNTSLAEHLSETNFYLGKYYLSLGDMDSAEALFKLTVANNAHNFVEHRYALLELALLGQQEDLAESDQQ, encoded by the coding sequence ATGAAAACATTTCTGCGCAGTTGTTCTATTGCTGTTTTCATCTTTATTTCCGGATGCAGCACTAGTCCAGAATGGCGTCAGAATGCGATTTTTGCCACACCATTGCAGCCTTCTTTACAACAAGAAGTGATATTGGCTCGTATAGAACAAATCCTAGCGAGCCGCTCATTAACCGAAGATGAATACGCACAGCTTTTATATGAGCGTGGTGTGCTGTATGATAGTCTCGGTTTACGAGCTTTAGCGCGTAATGATTTTTCAATGGCGCTATCAATACGACCAGATATGCTAGAAATTTTTAATTTTCTAGGTATCTATTTTACGCAGGCAGCGAATTACGATGCTGCTTATGAAGCGTTTGATTCTGTTTTAGAGCTTGATCCAACTTACAATAATGCGCGTTTTAATCGTGGTATCGCTTCTTACTACGGTGGCCGATTGAAATTGGCGCAGGATGATCTGCAGGCGTTTTATCAGGTCGATCCAAATGATCCCATTCGTTCGCTTTGGTTATATCTTGTAGAAAAAGAGATAAACACTGATTTGGCTAAACAGCAGCTAAAACAGCGATACCAGCAGGCGGATAAAACGGGGCAATGGGGATGGAATATAGTTGAGTTTTATTTAGGCAACATTAATGAGAAAACATTAATGTTGAAATTAAATGAGGCTTCAACCGATAACACTTCGCTCGCTGAGCATCTTAGTGAAACTAACTTCTATTTAGGTAAGTATTACCTAAGTCTGGGGGACATGGATAGCGCAGAAGCGTTATTCAAGCTGACGGTTGCCAACAACGCACATAACTTTGTTGAGCACCGCTACGCATTGTTGGAATTAGCACTGTTAGGCCAACAAGAAGACCTAGCGGAATCGGACCAGCAATAG
- the pnp gene encoding polyribonucleotide nucleotidyltransferase produces MLNPTVRKFQYGQHTVSLETGMMARQATAAVMVDMDGTAVFVTVVAKKKVKAGQDFFPLTVNYQERSYAAGRIPGSFFRREGRPGEGETLIARLIDRPLRPLFPEGFLNEIQIVATVVSVNPQVNPDIVAMIGASAVLALSGVPFNGPIGGARVGFIDGQYVLNPTVDELKVSKLDLVVAGTAGAVLMVESEADLLSEEEMLGAVVFGHDQQQVVIENINALVAEVGKEKWDWAPEAINQTLHDRIAQLAQARIGDAYRITEKQERYEQIEAIRDEVIATLVAEDETLDEAEISEIFSGLEKNIVRARVLAGEPRIDGREKDMVRALDIRTGLLPRTHGSALFTRGETQALVTATLGTARDAQTIDDIMGEHTDTFLLHYNFPPYSVGETGMMGSPKRREIGHGRLAKRGVLAVMPTIEEFPYTVRVVSEITESNGSSSMASVCGASLALMDAGVPIKESVAGIAMGLVKEGDNFVVLSDILGDEDHLGDMDFKVAGSRNGVSALQMDIKIEGITREIMQVALNQAKSARLHILGVMEDAISQPRADISEFAPRIHTIKINPDKIKDVIGKGGSVIRALTEETGTTIEIEDDGTVKIAATSGDQAKQAIARIEEITAEVEVGRIYNGKVTRIVDFGAFVAIGGGKEGLVHISQIADKRVEKVSDYLEMGQEVPVKVLEIDRQGRIRLSMKEAQANQQEATETSSEDSAN; encoded by the coding sequence TTGCTGAATCCTACAGTTCGTAAATTTCAATACGGTCAACATACTGTTTCATTAGAAACTGGCATGATGGCTCGTCAAGCAACAGCTGCTGTTATGGTTGACATGGACGGCACCGCTGTTTTTGTTACTGTTGTTGCAAAGAAAAAAGTTAAAGCTGGACAAGATTTCTTCCCATTAACTGTTAACTACCAAGAGCGTTCATACGCTGCTGGTCGTATCCCAGGTAGCTTTTTCCGTCGTGAAGGTCGTCCTGGTGAAGGCGAAACGTTAATTGCGCGTTTAATTGACCGCCCTTTACGTCCATTATTCCCAGAAGGTTTCTTAAACGAAATTCAAATCGTTGCTACTGTTGTTTCAGTTAACCCACAAGTTAACCCAGATATCGTTGCAATGATTGGTGCTTCCGCGGTATTAGCGCTGTCAGGTGTTCCATTCAATGGCCCTATCGGTGGTGCTCGTGTTGGTTTTATCGATGGACAATATGTTCTAAACCCAACAGTTGATGAGCTGAAAGTTAGTAAATTAGATTTAGTAGTTGCAGGTACTGCGGGCGCGGTACTGATGGTAGAATCAGAAGCTGATTTATTATCAGAAGAAGAAATGTTAGGTGCAGTCGTATTTGGTCATGATCAACAACAAGTTGTGATCGAAAATATCAATGCATTAGTTGCAGAAGTTGGTAAAGAGAAATGGGATTGGGCGCCAGAAGCTATCAACCAAACTTTACATGACCGTATTGCACAATTAGCACAAGCTCGTATTGGTGATGCTTACCGTATCACTGAAAAACAAGAGCGTTATGAACAAATTGAAGCTATCCGTGATGAAGTTATCGCAACATTAGTCGCTGAAGATGAAACTTTAGATGAAGCTGAAATCAGCGAAATCTTCTCAGGTCTTGAGAAAAACATCGTTCGTGCTCGCGTATTAGCTGGCGAACCACGTATCGATGGCCGTGAAAAAGACATGGTACGTGCTTTAGATATTCGCACTGGTTTATTACCACGTACTCACGGTTCAGCACTGTTTACTCGTGGTGAAACTCAGGCACTGGTTACTGCAACATTAGGTACTGCACGTGATGCTCAAACTATTGATGACATCATGGGTGAGCATACTGATACTTTCTTACTGCACTATAACTTCCCTCCATACTCTGTTGGTGAAACAGGCATGATGGGTTCACCAAAACGTCGCGAAATCGGTCATGGCCGTTTAGCAAAACGTGGTGTGTTAGCAGTAATGCCAACAATTGAAGAATTCCCATATACCGTTCGTGTGGTTTCTGAAATCACTGAATCAAATGGTTCATCTTCAATGGCGTCTGTTTGTGGTGCTTCTTTAGCACTGATGGATGCAGGTGTACCAATTAAAGAATCTGTTGCAGGTATTGCAATGGGTCTAGTGAAAGAAGGCGACAACTTTGTTGTTCTTTCCGATATTCTAGGTGATGAAGACCATTTAGGCGATATGGACTTTAAAGTTGCGGGTAGCCGTAACGGCGTCAGCGCATTACAAATGGATATCAAAATCGAAGGTATCACTCGCGAAATCATGCAAGTTGCATTAAACCAAGCGAAAAGTGCACGTCTGCACATTTTAGGTGTAATGGAAGATGCAATTAGCCAACCTCGTGCTGATATTTCTGAATTTGCACCGCGCATTCATACTATCAAAATTAATCCAGACAAGATCAAAGACGTTATCGGTAAAGGCGGCTCTGTTATCCGTGCATTAACGGAAGAAACTGGCACTACTATCGAAATCGAAGATGATGGTACAGTGAAAATTGCTGCAACAAGTGGCGACCAAGCAAAACAAGCTATCGCTCGTATCGAAGAAATCACTGCTGAAGTTGAAGTGGGTCGTATCTACAACGGTAAAGTAACTCGTATCGTAGATTTCGGTGCATTCGTTGCTATCGGTGGTGGCAAAGAAGGTCTGGTTCATATTTCTCAAATCGCAGACAAACGCGTTGAGAAAGTGAGTGACTACTTGGAAATGGGTCAAGAAGTTCCAGTTAAAGTACTGGAAATTGACCGTCAAGGCCGTATTCGCTTAAGCATGAAAGAAGCTCAAGCTAATCAGCAGGAAGCAACAGAAACTTCTTCTGAAGATTCTGCTAATTAA
- the rpsO gene encoding 30S ribosomal protein S15, translated as MSLSTEAKAQIVAEFGRDANDTGSSEVQIALLTAEINHLQGHFSEHKKDHHSRRGLLRKVSSRRNLLDYLKRKDVARYSALIERLGLRR; from the coding sequence ATGTCTCTAAGTACTGAAGCGAAAGCACAAATCGTTGCTGAATTTGGTCGTGACGCTAACGATACTGGCTCAAGTGAAGTTCAGATTGCACTGCTGACTGCAGAAATCAACCACCTGCAAGGTCACTTTTCAGAGCACAAAAAAGATCACCACAGCCGTCGTGGTCTGCTGCGTAAAGTTTCCAGCCGTCGTAATCTGCTGGACTACCTGAAGCGTAAAGATGTTGCTCGTTACTCTGCACTGATTGAACGCTTAGGTCTGCGTCGCTAA
- the truB gene encoding tRNA pseudouridine(55) synthase TruB, with translation MGRRRKGREINGVLLLDKPQDISSNDALQKVRRMFNASKAGHTGALDPLATGMLPICLGEATKFSQFLLDSDKRYRVIARLGQRTDTSDAHGEVIQERSVQFTQQALDDALDSFRGETLQVPSMYSALKHQGKPLYEYARQGIEVEREARPITVYELQFIRWEGDELELEIHCSKGTYIRTIIDDLGEKLQCGAHVIFLRRLEVADYPKERMVTLEQLRAMIENAQTAQEDPFLALDALLLPMDTAVAHFPVVNLTTIIAGYLKLGQPVRVNHDINEGEWVRVTEGDEKKFIGLAIIKDGLVAPKRVVVDYSVQDNT, from the coding sequence ATGGGGCGTCGTCGTAAGGGGCGTGAGATTAACGGCGTATTGCTACTCGATAAACCCCAAGATATTTCCTCTAACGATGCACTCCAAAAAGTCCGCCGTATGTTTAATGCCAGCAAAGCAGGGCATACAGGGGCATTGGATCCTCTAGCAACAGGTATGCTCCCTATTTGTTTAGGTGAAGCAACGAAATTTTCACAGTTTCTATTGGATTCAGATAAGCGTTATCGTGTTATTGCACGTTTAGGGCAACGAACAGATACCTCAGATGCACATGGCGAGGTTATTCAAGAGCGCTCAGTACAATTTACACAGCAAGCTTTAGATGATGCCTTGGATAGCTTTCGCGGTGAAACATTGCAAGTCCCTTCAATGTACTCCGCTTTAAAACATCAAGGTAAACCACTTTACGAATATGCCCGACAAGGTATTGAAGTAGAGCGTGAAGCAAGGCCTATCACTGTTTATGAACTCCAGTTTATTCGCTGGGAAGGTGATGAGTTAGAGCTGGAAATTCACTGTTCTAAAGGCACTTACATTCGAACAATTATTGATGATCTTGGTGAGAAATTACAATGTGGTGCTCACGTTATTTTCTTACGTCGATTAGAAGTCGCAGATTATCCTAAAGAGCGAATGGTAACGTTAGAGCAATTAAGAGCGATGATAGAAAATGCACAAACAGCACAAGAAGATCCATTCTTGGCACTTGATGCACTGTTATTGCCTATGGATACTGCTGTTGCACATTTTCCGGTTGTGAATTTAACCACGATTATTGCGGGTTATCTCAAGCTGGGGCAGCCTGTTCGGGTTAATCATGACATCAATGAAGGCGAATGGGTGAGAGTAACTGAAGGCGATGAAAAAAAATTCATTGGCCTTGCTATCATTAAAGATGGCCTAGTTGCTCCGAAAAGAGTCGTTGTAGACTATAGCGTACAAGATAACACTTAA
- the rbfA gene encoding 30S ribosome-binding factor RbfA, giving the protein MARDFSRSQRVSQEMQKEIAIILQREVKDPRIGMATVSGVEISRDLAYAKVFVTFLNLSGGEKSEEEMVAEGLTALNEAAGFIRSLLGKAMRLRIVPELTFAYDNSLVEGMRMSNLVSNVVKSDEERRHKEDK; this is encoded by the coding sequence ATGGCAAGAGATTTTAGCCGTAGTCAGCGTGTTTCTCAGGAAATGCAAAAAGAAATCGCCATCATTTTACAACGTGAAGTCAAAGATCCTCGTATTGGAATGGCAACGGTATCTGGCGTTGAGATTTCTCGTGATTTGGCTTATGCCAAAGTATTTGTCACCTTTTTAAACTTATCTGGTGGTGAAAAAAGCGAAGAAGAGATGGTTGCAGAAGGTTTAACTGCACTTAATGAAGCCGCTGGTTTTATTCGTTCTTTATTAGGCAAAGCGATGCGCTTACGTATTGTGCCTGAACTGACATTTGCTTATGACAACTCATTAGTTGAAGGTATGCGTATGTCTAACTTAGTTTCTAACGTCGTTAAAAGCGATGAAGAGCGTCGTCATAAAGAGGACAAATAA